The following DNA comes from Rosa rugosa chromosome 5, drRosRugo1.1, whole genome shotgun sequence.
AAAAATTTCTCTTAGGATGGGTatccaaaaagaaaatttgggggcattatGGGGCTGGTCAACTATTTTTGGACCCATAATTAAGACAAATAACTCGCTCATCAGTACAACAATGATGTCGACCATAAATACGGGCATTGATTGCAACCATATGTGTAGTCATGAAGATAGCCGTAAATGCATTACTGATTGCAGCCATTAGTACGGTAATGATGATCGCTGTAAATGAGGTAATGATTGCATCTATAATTGAGATAATAATCACAACAGTAAAAGCGATAGTGCTTACTAAGTGATGCTCACTTATAAATAGAGGGCTTGATGGCCAGGTAATGCATCTCATTCCAATTGATTCTACTACACTCAACTAAGAGAgttactgacttaggcatcagagggttttctgcaggtaccccctcTCCTCTTCGAGCTGACAGTCAAACATTAGTCGACGAGCAAAGAAAGCTTCTCAATTGTTTCTGGtaagctcccgctccagtccgtatttattggtgagtcaaaatctTAAACGAAATTTTTCGTCACAAACATTTCTCAATCGATCTAGCTAAAGTAATACTAGTATAAATTTCTAGGAAATTCTAGTCTCTTACCTTCTTTTCATACTTTTATCATTTGAGCATAAAACCAAATCCTTAAATGGGTAAAGGTTCTGCCTTTTGCACCATGCAATTCCAATAGATACTcatgaattgaaattgaaataagAGTGATTAGAGAATGAATTTGTCCTAGGCATGGATCTCGACAAAAAGGAGAtaagaggaaaaagaatgattaattatattttttgtcttttaaaattaggattaaattcagtttactcccttGAACTTTGGGGctaaaatcagattggtccctctttctgaaaatcgaTCTTGTTGGTCCttatactctcaaatgacatcacccgagtccaaaatttgaaattgggTCCAAAAGTGACATCAGCTGCTGACTTGGAGCAGATAAGGAGGGCCCGCATTTCAGTTTATCAACCCTCATGGAGGGCAGAATGGACAATTTGGTATATTTTGCCTCCAAAATTTAAACTAAAACCTAATTAACTTATAAATATGGTTGTTTAAGAGAAAAGGGCACATAAACCTTGCATAAAAATTGGAACCTGACCTCCAAAATTCTCCAGAAAATTGACAATTAAGCAAACATGCCATAAACCCTAATACCATAAAACAAAGGAAGAAATTTGTGCAAAACCATATATTTTGCATTGAAGCTTGTCCATATCAGCAATAAATAGCAGCCAAATAGATGCATAAAATGTGTTTACATCCAAATCAACCAAAAGTAACAGTTTGGATGAACTTGCACAAAATTATAGGGCTAATCATCTATGCAAAAGATTAGACCTAGCAACCATGAGACACAGCTCATGGTTGCACAAAAACTTGCACGATGCATCTCTAAATTCTAACCTTGGTTGCATCCCTAATTTCCAGCACTCCTTGCATTATTCCTGATCCTCACTGATGACCTTGATGAACCTTGGGAACCTTGTGGTGCAGAAGGAGCTTTTCCCTTGCTAGAAGCTGCTTTGCCATTGTTTGAAGCAACTTTTGGTGGCCTTGCCCTGCTAGGAGCAGCTGTACCTGCTGCCTTTGTTGCAGCCTTCTTTTGATCCCTCTTTTTCTACAACAATGAGAAACAAGGATATGTTCATAAGCAAATACACCATCAACAGCTTCAAACAATAATCTGAACTTATTTTGCCTTTGCATCTTCAGCTCTCTTTGCTGCCTTAGCTCTAAGTTCATTCTTTGTCTTTTGAGGCAGTTTGGTACCTTTTGCCTGCTTCAAATAAGTTGGTTAGTGTAATTATCAATAAACTAATTCATAAACCAACTAATTTGGATACCACATAACAAAAGTTTACCTGAGAGGATGAAGCATCTCCATTGTTTAGCTTTCTCTTCTTGGTACTCTTAGCTGCTCCTGGCTTGGGTGGAAGATGCCTATGACAAGTCTTCACATTGTGACCCAAATTGCCACACTTGCTGCACTTCAAAGACTTTTGAACCCTTCCAAGTTTGGGACCATCTGTCTCCTTCTCAGATGCATCCTTGATCCTTTTGGTCCTTGGCCTGCCAGGCTGCCTATTGTACTAAGGTGGGAGGATAGGAGTTTCCTCAATAGGGATCCATAGGTCCATCCCATTCACTGGCTTCACTGTATGTGAGTAGACGTCCATGTAGGTGGTTATGAGGTAGCATGCATCCACATAGTCTTCAGGCTTCTCCCTCATGAAGTTTATAGCAGCAATGACATGCTTGCAAGGTATGCTAGTGAGATCCCACCTCCTACAAGCACATGCTCTTTTTGTCAGATCAACAACATATTTTCTTCCTCTAATGCTTTCCACCTCAATTAATGGTGTGCCAGTACCCCTTGGGATGCAGTCTGATGATGACTTAACCATGTTCTTCTCCAAAAGCTCTCTTGGCTTGGGGCAGATTGTGTCCACAACTTTGttcatcttctctctcctcaatgCAATCATTTTCATCAGTTTCATCCTAATATCCTCAAAGAAGGAGATCACATGCTTGGACCTTGCAGGCAGGATGAAAGCATTAAAACTTTCACACATGTTGTTGAGAAGCACATCACACTTCAGCCAGGTGTTGAAGTGAGCTCTACACCAATGCTTAGGTGGTCTTTGTGGATCTACAACACCAAACCAACACATGACAATATTAAAGCATATCCAGCACATCACATTATTGCATATGTATCAAACCACATCAATTAATAGTAGGAATCCTTAATAGTATATTGACTAAAAGTACATACCAGTTAGCCAATTATAAGCTCCAGGCTCCATTTGGTTCATTAAAACCATCTCTTTTTGATAATAAGCCATGGTAGTTGACTTTGCAACTGCCCACAATTGGTCCTTTAACATTTTCCCAGGAAAGAGCTTGTTGAAGTTGGTCCACAGGTGCCTAACACAAAACCTGTGCTCTGCAAGGGGCACCACATCATCACAAGCTGGCAACAGACCCTTTTGTTTGTCTGAAATGAATGTGTAGTCATTCCCTTCACTAGTAATATCTAGATCCTTCACCAAGAGTCTCATAAACCAGTCCCAACTATCCTTGCTCTCCTGCTCCACCATAGCAAATGCCATCACATAGGTTGTATTGTTTGCATCAAGTCCAACAGCTGCAAGTAGTTGTCCACCATAGGCACTCTTCAGGTGACATCCATCAAGTCCCAAAATGGGTCTGTATCCTGCCTTGAACCCCATTTTTAAAGCCCCTAAACATACATACATTCTCTGGAACACAGGAAGCTGCTCTGAGTTGTTGCAATCACATTCGATGTCTACTGTGGTGGCTGGATTCACTCTTCTTAGCTCATGTGCATAGTCTTGAACCCTTGCATACTGCTCCTTCATGGACCTCTCTAGCAGCTCCAAAGCAGCTTTCTTAGTCCTTTAGGCTTGTTGAAATGACACTTTAGCTCTAATCCCAGCAGCCATGCTCTGTTGAAGTGACTCTGTTGCAAGAAAATACCAAACTGTCACAAAAATTGCACAAGAAACCATCAAACTCAtagaaacaaaacaaagctGAAAGTTATACCTGTTGAAATGGTTGGATTGAGCTTGATCATTTCAgcaatgataggagcattttaatgcgacattttaaatgcatttccctacatttttctgcgccatttccttgaaaaatccttgttttggaaagtttccattctttgattgggaaaattccttattgtagaaagtttccatttttgtagttttcatttctcatttctggcaagtttccattttcagtttaggaaagtttctatttttcatttttagtaagtttctatttttcatttttagaaagtttctatttttgatacagtttctattttcaggacctccgagctaaaaagtgaaaatgaacgcacgaatggaaagaggagcctgcgaacatcaagacgaacgaatatgagagaaaacggcccacacatttgagcagaaatgaagaaataagctttcctagtccaaccaggaaatcctacgaaatggaggaaggcttccctagcaagtttccaacgcaactatgaaaaagaaatggaaaaattatgtgttttgcgttggaaaatgagaaggcttgaagatgaagcaacgaggcccaagaactctatggattttcggcaaaatggatcaaggcccatcaaagcccatgacattagggtttgtgacgcaaaaccctaaccctagggatgctttgccgtgaaaatcaaagGGGAGAGAGGCAaggtggcgtgaaaatcaaaagaagaataaaagattacacaagagattttctagggtgaagtttatggaaagaattcattcctagaaaccctaagcatgttttggccgaaatatcaagaagaaaatcagaaaatattcaaggaatttcggcaagaatatattagggtatcttcttggagttttatgattggttggatgacacactagggcttacttggcaacttctcattggtggaagctatgtggaattattaatttaattccttggaaaataaatcagaaattcacggcttggagaccaagtttggccattccctatatatactctctaCCCTAGACGTCTCAAGGACCACTAcataattcagaaaattctctctacgcgtggaagctctctccattctctagttcaacTTTTGGCGTTTTcaaacaaggaaggaagaagcaaggactaggctgtgagcatcatcatccactccACCTTGAAACCGTgcactttgaagcttgctttcaagtttcattAGTTCATCATTCAAATCATCCATCCAtctctccattcacggtgtaattcaaccttctttcttgtaatcacttttgattctccttgtttgatttcgttggatgttgttctagttaacattgatgtttgaacaagatttatattctgaaattttatgattgaatgaagatTTCGATTCATACTTTGTGAttccaaagttgcttatgtgtgattgtttaattaaatttgcgttatagataacttttgtattttaatcttatgtggttgcaaacacttagggtttcgatatgaatgttgctaggtttaagaacatgaaatcgacttttcgttttgtgtaaacttaaatcaaagtagtaaaggttttgtacaaaaatcgaatttaattaacaaggattgcaattaggtggacttttccatactaagttgtacacttgagttgatagcctttctttgaacttcttgcgttaaacatgtgtgattgactagctttctagggcttgaatgcatgtttgataggattagtctttgtgctttcacttagattaatttagcattgaaaagtaaaatatgggaattgtttgctttctaacaatttacatgatcaactcctttcacatgacttggaagaacaatgtAGGGTTAATTCGAATTTAATCATGAACttggttttaatctttgttctctcattccattcgtgtaattatgtttttgtgttttatttgttttcttaacttagttaatttttgaaaaccaaaacctaaatcccccctttttcgtaaataattgtttatacttgtgaatatctttgtgaatattatactttgttttaattttaattgtttaattgtttgacaatgacaggtgtaccctcaatccccggaatagaacgatccctatttgcttatactactaacgatatttcagggttaaattatgcgcttgctcaaagcgtatcaatttttggcgccgttgccggggattgaaaaatcatttgtcactttgtgaataatatgtgttgtttatattgtgaccaaaaaaaaaaaaaaattacttgttaattatttttgtaattgtcgaattgtagattaattacttaggttgttatttatattgttgaacacgagtttaattgtgagttgtaaattaaagaaggaataggtgaagtcgtgtttattaatattggcctaaaccccttattggtacctagttcaggtcccttaaggttgagggcggcctttattcctaaatcccccctttttcgtaaataattgtttatacttgtgaatatctttgtgaatattatactttgttttaattttaattgtttaattgtttgacaatgacaggtgtaccctcaatccctggaatagaacgatccctatttgcttatactactaacgatatttcagggttaaattatgcgcttgctcaaagcgtatcaatttttggcgccgttgccggggattgaaaaatcatttgttatattgttaaATTGTGTTGTTTATGTTGtggccgaaaaaaaaaaaaaaaaatttacttgtaAATTAATTGTAATTGTCGAATTTTagtttaattacttaggttgttatttatattattgaacacgagtttaattgttagttgtaaattaaagaaggaataggtgaagtcgtgtttattaatattggcctaaaccccttattggtacctagttcaggtcccttaaggttgagggcggcctttattaacattcattgaactgtcttcacacttaggaccttttatatccaagtaagtatagcctatgtgagatggtgtctaggaaggggacaacgttcataacgggttctggatccagaagtgcttacaaatgggcgtaaaccactatgtgggagtagcctatgccaaaatggatcctacctcttgtgttcgtcctcccctacctggccatttcagtaaggttgcccaaaggatgtaggagggacttagtgtctagacgattatacttgggccgcacgtctacttgatttaccgcttggaattaaatttgatatcaataatatttatgacaaaagaaaatgtaagaaattgttgtgacacttaaggtatattggattaaacataatcttggaaaagggtagctgttacagcccattgcactccaagattccctgttcccgtacctaagtgttgaaaataattgtaaaaacaaaaaaattgtgaatagtgacgttttgtgttttgtgtgaaagctTTGTGTAtatttttgtctaattatacttgtaaagaattaTACTTAAAGAAATTACAaatggagttatgaattctgttaaatacttaattgttgtaagtgtgtaaaattgtatgaatagacaagggcccttttgttaatattggccttaacccttcatttgtacctttctaaggtcttatgaggttgagggcggcctttattagcatttggagaacagtttaacacatgagtaatttccaagctgagtaaggggcattacagatggtgtcttaggttgagaccctgggtgatgggttcaaattggatctcagagatactatagactgtgcgtaaaccacaatgtggaagtagccaataggggcgtaaacctcaatgagggagtagcctccgtagtatcaccaaaatgagtcctccctctcacttacctcttaatctggctatctggccttctgaaacaaaggaaagtgacttatgtctaagcgactatccctatatcgtagctcaccaatagtagtggtttctattgggctcgacttacaacttggaatcaattgagttattaactatgtttataacatttccatgtaaaaataaaatacttgtacataaccttcacatgtaaattggtttgttttatacttctctcacttgtacaaactttgtaagtctcttttgttgccttgtgaatagtgacgtttttgtataaaatattaacttgtatatcttgtattttgtaatttactaacttgtgtacttcttaatgttgttcaggatatccatgaatgaccgagccttctaagatccctagtgcacgagagattgaagaaggacttgctcgtttgaagaatcctccacaacttgagtacagaagaccttcctctttgccattcaaagattacaaatttaacgagcaagggaagaggatctattcttctgaggagtccacatcacctacacctactccatctccaccttcacGTACACCTTCACCTTTGGTTTCGTCCAACTccacaccaccaccttcaccaccacctgaagaagtcaaggaagagagaatggcatccattagggaactctccacagcaacagtcgaaGGAGGACCTCCTTCgagtattgtgtaccctgcccctgctgcaggaagacaggcagagtttgagctgaagagtggattattgcaccagctccctattttccatggcctcaatatggaggacgccaacaagcatcttcgaGCATTCCAGGCTGTGTGTGCAaatatgcaaccacaaggagcagatgagaacattctcaagatgaaggcatttcctttctccttagctgacagggccaaagattggctatatgagcttcctgctggacgtatcacttcATGGGACACAATgatgaaggccttcttggaaaagtaCTTCCCAGCTTCGAAGGTTATCACACTCAgaaagaagctcagtggaatcgAGCAAGCCcaagatgagtcctattctgcctactatgagaggttcaattccttacttgcgcaatgtcctcaacatcagatgaaggatgagaccctccttacatgtttttatgaaggactcctacctttggaaaggcaaatgcttgatgctgcagctggaggagcttttgtggataagtcacCTGCTGCTGGGAAAGAATTGATTGCTAATCGTGCCTTGAATACccaacagtatgagggtgtgagacaaaccactcgtagggtcaatgaggtgagcactagtcctgccatagcggatcaattgagcaaactcacccttcttgtgaacaaagtggcgactactcaaggccaaggaggaccttctgcttgtggggtatgctttacccaaggacatcctacggatcaatgtcctcaactaagtgagaatggtggttgggattctgtgaatgccataggaggctatcaagggaaccaagggggtccccaacgtccaaggtatgatccatattcgaatacctataaccctggatggagggaccaccccaacttcaagtggaccaacaatgagaatgttcagaaccctcttggggggagtttccaacgtcctcaaggaccttcattccaaggaccttcttttcaaaggccttacatgcctcctcaacacaacgtagggaattcaaattcccactatgataagacaattgaggcattgactaattccactcaggcattgacgagtgccacacagactttgctacaaggacaacagaaccacaccaaggacattgctgaccttaagaagcagatgggacaagtggtggacttcatgaccaagtttcatgaaactggtaggcttccgagcaacacaattccaaacccaaaaggaggctttgaaggccaacccaactgaggacgagaggaaaccaagtctaggctgaaagactataaacattaagcgctgcttgggaggcaacccaattcagaagtagctgtggaggagccttccacgcagattttcttcttcttccctacttctttattttttaacttttatttttctttgaactttattttcgtaaatttcatccctatatgcttaagtgtttcattgcatgcttataattgattacattaaggacaatgcaatatttaagtgtgggggaagggatttatatttgagtctt
Coding sequences within:
- the LOC133711393 gene encoding uncharacterized protein LOC133711393, with protein sequence MKEQYARVQDYAHELRRVNPATTVDIECDCNNSEQLPVFQRMYVCLGALKMGFKAGYRPILGLDGCHLKSAYGGQLLAAVGLDANNTTYVMAFAMVEQESKDSWDWFMRLLVKDLDITSEGNDYTFISDKQKGLLPACDDVVPLAEHRFCVRHLWTNFNKLFPGKMLKDQLWAVAKSTTMAYYQKEMVLMNQMEPGAYNWLTDPQRPPKHWCRAHFNTWLKCDVLLNNMCESFNAFILPARSKHVISFFEDIRMKLMKMIALRREKMNKVVDTICPKPRELLEKNMVKSSSDCIPRGTGTPLIEVESIRGRKYVVDLTKRACACRRWDLTSIPCKHVIAAINFMREKPEDYVDACYLITTYMDVYSHTVKPYNRQPGRPRTKRIKDASEKETDGPKLGRVQKSLKCSKCGNLGHNVKTCHRHLPPKPGAAKSTKKRKLNNGDASSSQAKGTKLPQKTKNELRAKAAKRAEDAKKKRDQKKAATKAAGTAAPSRARPPKVASNNGKAASSKGKAPSAPQGSQGSSRSSVRIRNNARSAGN